Proteins from one Sphingomonas sp. HF-S4 genomic window:
- a CDS encoding LysR family transcriptional regulator, translated as MKLPDFEAWAIFASVVEHRSFSGAAEALAVSKATVSKAITRLEARLGTSLFHRTSRRLTLTDSGRALAEHAQRIRSEGEAAEEAAFESASAPVGLVRVAAPLTFGIQAVAPALAEFLTLHPGIKVDLRLSDAFVDIVGDGIDVALRIAELPDSSLRARRLGPVTAHIIASPDYWDRVGRPRHPADLASHACFAYTNTATPDIWRFRRAGGEEAVVRIDGPIRTDSGDAMLPALRAGLGVARLPDFLVAEDLAAGRLEPVLPEWTIGAIGLHLLTPPGTLRPARVEALIDFLSENLKRMCTEAHF; from the coding sequence ATGAAGCTACCGGATTTCGAGGCCTGGGCGATCTTCGCCAGCGTGGTCGAGCATCGCTCGTTCAGTGGGGCGGCTGAGGCGCTGGCGGTTTCCAAGGCGACGGTGTCGAAGGCGATCACGCGGTTGGAGGCGCGGCTGGGGACGTCGCTGTTCCATCGCACCTCGCGGCGGTTGACGCTCACCGATAGCGGGCGGGCGCTCGCCGAGCATGCCCAGCGGATTCGCTCGGAGGGCGAGGCAGCGGAGGAGGCGGCGTTCGAATCGGCCAGCGCGCCGGTCGGGCTCGTGCGGGTTGCGGCACCGCTGACCTTCGGGATCCAGGCAGTGGCGCCGGCGCTTGCCGAGTTCCTGACGCTGCATCCGGGGATCAAGGTCGACCTGCGGCTGTCCGACGCGTTCGTCGATATCGTCGGCGACGGGATCGACGTGGCGCTGCGCATCGCCGAGCTGCCCGACAGCTCGCTTCGAGCGCGGCGGCTGGGGCCGGTGACCGCGCATATCATCGCTTCGCCGGACTATTGGGACCGGGTGGGGCGGCCGCGCCACCCCGCCGATCTCGCGAGCCATGCCTGCTTCGCCTATACCAACACCGCCACGCCCGACATCTGGCGCTTCCGCCGCGCCGGGGGCGAAGAGGCGGTGGTCCGCATCGACGGGCCGATCCGCACCGACAGCGGCGACGCGATGCTGCCGGCGCTGCGGGCGGGGCTGGGCGTGGCGCGATTGCCCGACTTCCTCGTCGCGGAGGACCTTGCCGCCGGACGGCTGGAGCCGGTGCTGCCCGAATGGACGATCGGCGCGATCGGGCTGCACCTGCTCACGCCCCCGGGCACGTTGCGTCCCGCACGGGTCGAGGCGCTGATCGATTTCCTCAGCGAAAACCTCAAGCGCATGTGCACCGAAGCGCATTTCTGA
- the ctrA gene encoding response regulator transcription factor CtrA, which translates to MRVLLIEDEPSTAKAIELMLSTEGFNVYTTDLGEEGLDLAKLYDYDIILLDLNLPDMHGYDVLKKVRVARVQTPVLILSGINEMDSKVRSFGFGADDYVTKPFHREELVARIHAVVRRSKGHSQSVIRTGKLAVNLDAKTVEVDGARVHLTGKEYAMLELLSLRKGTTLTKEMFLNHLYGGMDEPELKIIDVFICKLRKKLSMACDGENYIETVWGRGYVLREPDGSEGAISEVA; encoded by the coding sequence ATGCGCGTGCTGCTGATCGAGGACGAGCCTTCGACTGCCAAGGCGATCGAGCTTATGCTCTCGACCGAGGGGTTCAACGTCTACACGACCGACCTCGGCGAAGAGGGGTTGGACCTCGCCAAGCTGTATGATTACGACATCATCCTGCTCGACCTCAACCTTCCGGACATGCACGGCTACGACGTGCTCAAGAAGGTCCGCGTCGCCCGCGTCCAGACGCCGGTGCTGATCCTGTCGGGCATCAACGAAATGGATTCGAAGGTGCGCTCGTTCGGCTTCGGCGCCGACGACTACGTCACCAAGCCGTTCCACCGCGAAGAGCTGGTCGCACGCATCCACGCCGTCGTCCGTCGCTCGAAGGGGCATAGCCAGTCGGTCATCCGCACCGGCAAGCTCGCGGTCAATCTCGACGCCAAGACCGTCGAAGTCGACGGTGCCCGCGTGCACCTGACCGGCAAGGAATATGCGATGCTCGAGCTGCTCTCGCTGCGCAAGGGCACCACGCTCACCAAGGAAATGTTCCTCAACCATTTGTATGGCGGGATGGACGAGCCCGAGCTCAAGATCATCGACGTGTTCATCTGCAAGCTCCGGAAAAAGCTGAGCATGGCATGCGACGGCGAGAATTATATCGAGACCGTCTGGGGCCGCGGCTATGTGCTGCGCGAGCCCGACGGCAGCGAAGGCGCGATCTCCGAAGTCGCCTGA
- a CDS encoding MFS transporter: MDARESNSPLGLPLFRAVWLASLASNFGGLIQSVGASWMMTSLSGSPQMIALVQASTSLPIMLLSLWAGAVADNLDRRKVMLGAQFFMLAVSLALAIGGWAGLLTPWLLLAFTFLIGCGTAINGPAWQASVGDMVPRAMLPSAVAFNSMGFNVARSLGPAIGGAIVAVAGAAAAFLVNAFSYVGLIAVLARWKPDRPPALLPRERILFAMAAGVRYVRLSPSIRTVLIRAALFGFAASAVPALMPLVARDIVRGGPLTYGLLLGGFGLGAVAGALGSQWLRARLSTEGLIRLAAPALAIGAAAIAATSWLALTLVALALCGAGWVVALSTFNVSVQMASPRWVVARALSLYQMAAFGGLACGSWVFGMIAGARGVETALLAAGGIQLLSVAAGFVWRLPAISQLNLDPSDRWREPETAVPVEPRSGPIVVTIEHRVAERNVTAFLAAMTERRRIRRRDGARHWALMRDLGDPELWIERYQVPTWLDYVRHNHRRTQADDANSEALRLLRVEGTVPVVHRHIERQTGSLPRTRGPDPRELHQVTDPTGSS; this comes from the coding sequence ATGGACGCACGCGAGAGCAACTCTCCCCTTGGCCTTCCCCTGTTCCGCGCCGTGTGGCTCGCCAGCCTCGCCTCGAACTTTGGCGGGCTGATCCAGTCGGTCGGCGCGTCGTGGATGATGACCAGCCTCAGCGGCTCGCCACAGATGATCGCCTTGGTCCAGGCCTCGACCAGCCTGCCGATCATGCTGCTCTCGCTCTGGGCCGGCGCGGTCGCCGACAATCTCGATCGCCGGAAGGTGATGCTCGGCGCGCAGTTCTTCATGCTCGCGGTCTCGCTTGCGCTCGCGATCGGCGGCTGGGCCGGGCTGCTCACGCCCTGGCTGCTGCTCGCCTTCACCTTCCTGATCGGCTGCGGCACCGCGATCAACGGCCCCGCCTGGCAAGCCTCGGTCGGCGACATGGTGCCGCGCGCGATGCTGCCCAGCGCGGTCGCGTTCAACAGCATGGGGTTCAACGTCGCGCGCAGCCTGGGCCCCGCGATCGGCGGCGCGATCGTCGCCGTCGCGGGCGCGGCGGCGGCGTTCCTGGTCAACGCGTTCAGCTATGTCGGGCTGATCGCCGTGCTTGCGCGCTGGAAGCCCGATCGGCCGCCTGCGCTCCTGCCGCGCGAGCGCATCCTCTTCGCGATGGCGGCGGGCGTCCGCTATGTCCGCCTCTCGCCGTCGATCCGCACCGTGCTGATCCGCGCCGCGTTGTTCGGCTTCGCCGCCAGCGCCGTCCCCGCGCTGATGCCGCTGGTCGCGCGCGACATCGTCCGCGGCGGGCCGCTGACCTATGGCCTGCTGCTCGGCGGGTTCGGGCTCGGCGCCGTGGCGGGCGCGCTCGGCAGCCAGTGGCTCCGCGCCCGACTCTCGACCGAGGGGCTGATCCGCCTCGCCGCGCCGGCGCTCGCGATCGGCGCCGCCGCCATCGCCGCGACGAGCTGGCTGGCGCTGACGCTGGTCGCGCTCGCCTTGTGCGGCGCGGGCTGGGTGGTGGCGCTGTCGACCTTCAACGTCAGCGTCCAGATGGCGTCGCCGCGCTGGGTCGTCGCCCGCGCGCTCTCGCTCTACCAGATGGCGGCATTCGGCGGGTTGGCCTGCGGAAGCTGGGTGTTCGGCATGATCGCCGGCGCGCGCGGCGTCGAGACCGCGTTGCTCGCCGCGGGCGGGATCCAGCTGCTCAGCGTCGCCGCGGGATTCGTCTGGCGGCTCCCTGCGATCAGCCAGCTCAATCTCGACCCGAGCGACCGCTGGCGCGAGCCCGAGACCGCAGTGCCGGTCGAGCCGCGCAGCGGGCCGATCGTGGTGACGATCGAGCATCGCGTCGCCGAGCGCAATGTCACTGCCTTCCTCGCCGCGATGACCGAGCGCCGCCGCATCCGCCGCCGCGACGGCGCGCGCCACTGGGCGCTGATGCGCGACCTGGGCGATCCCGAATTGTGGATCGAGCGCTACCAGGTGCCGACCTGGCTCGACTATGTCCGCCACAACCACCGCCGCACCCAGGCCGACGACGCCAATAGCGAGGCGCTGCGGCTGCTCCGCGTCGAGGGCACCGTCCCGGTGGTCCACCGCCATATCGAGCGCCAGACCGGCTCACTCCCGCGCACCCGTGGCCCCGATCCGCGCGAGCTCCACCAGGTCACCGATCCCACCGGCTCGTCCTGA